The following proteins are co-located in the Pedobacter sp. FW305-3-2-15-E-R2A2 genome:
- a CDS encoding LytTR family DNA-binding domain-containing protein — protein MQINCIVIDDEPLARNTIESYIKKIPSLVLLGSFENPLEAFHILDTVQVDLIISDIQMPDMTGIEFLKILKNPPFAIFITAHPQFAVEGFELEVLDYIVKPYSLERFAKAIQRAQKGIAYRYTKSMGEDEYLKVKDGNKTIFLKYNDINYIEGMKDYVKIHNINKSIVTMTTLKSLEQLLPKEGFIRVQKSYIINIKKIVSVESSKVILTLNRFEVPIGLLYRNELFRRLQL, from the coding sequence AACTGTATAGTCATCGATGATGAACCTCTGGCAAGAAATACGATCGAGTCATACATCAAAAAAATCCCGTCATTGGTGCTCTTAGGCAGTTTTGAAAATCCCCTGGAGGCCTTTCATATCCTGGATACCGTACAGGTTGACCTCATTATTTCCGATATTCAGATGCCCGATATGACAGGCATCGAGTTTTTAAAAATACTGAAAAATCCTCCTTTCGCCATATTTATTACCGCTCACCCACAATTTGCAGTAGAAGGTTTTGAGTTGGAAGTACTGGATTACATTGTGAAGCCATATTCACTGGAACGCTTTGCGAAAGCAATACAGCGCGCGCAGAAGGGAATTGCCTACCGGTACACCAAATCAATGGGGGAAGACGAATACCTGAAAGTAAAGGACGGAAACAAGACCATCTTCCTGAAATACAATGACATCAACTATATTGAAGGAATGAAAGACTATGTAAAAATACATAACATTAACAAAAGCATCGTGACCATGACCACGCTGAAATCCCTTGAACAGCTCTTGCCGAAAGAAGGTTTTATCCGTGTTCAAAAATCATATATCATCAATATCAAAAAAATAGTAAGTGTGGAGTCTTCGAAGGTGATCCTGACCTTAAACCGGTTCGAAGTTCCGATTGGCCTCCTATACAGGAATGAACTCTTCCGCAGACTTCAGCTATAA